The following DNA comes from Saccharomyces cerevisiae S288C chromosome XIII, complete sequence.
CTTGTCTCAGGAACTCGTTAGTCTTTTGGATCCGTTGTTAGCTCAACTATCCGAATCCTTCCACTACCATGCAGCGTTTTGTTTCCTGTATATGTTTGTTTGCCTATGCCCCCATGCCAAGAATATtaagttttctttaaagTCTACTTTACCCATCGGTGCTGGGTTGGGCTCAAGCGCCTCTATTTCTGTATCACTGGCCTTAGCTATGGCCTACTTGGGGGGGTTAATAGGATCTAATGACTTGGAAAAGCTGTCAGAAAACGATAAGCATATAGTGAATCAATGGGCCTTCATAGGTGAAAAGTGTATTCACGGTACCCCTTCAGGAATAGATAACGCTGTGGCCACTTATGGTAATGCCCTgctatttgaaaaagacTCACATAATGGAACAATAAACACAAACAATTTTAAGTTCTTAGATGATTTCCCAGCCATTCCAATGATCCTAACCTATACTAGAATTCCAAGGTCTACAAAAGATCTTGTTGCTCGCGTTCGTGTGTTGGTCACCGAGAAATTTCCTGAAGTTATGAAGCCAATTCTAGATGCCATGGGTGAATGTGCCCTACAAGGCTTAGAGATCATGACTAAGTTAAGTAAATGTAAAGGCACCGATGACGAGGCTGTAGAAACTAATAATGAACTGTATGAACAACTATTGGAATTGATAAGAATAAATCATGGACTGCTTGTCTCAATCGGTGTTTCTCATCCTGGATTAGAACTTATTAAAAATCTGAGCGATGATTTGAGAATTGGCTCCACAAAACTTACCGGTGCTGGTGGCGGCGGTTGCTCTTTGACTTTGTTACGAAGAGACATTACTCAAGAGCAAATTGACAgcttcaaaaagaaattgcaAGATGATTTTAGTTACGAGACATTTGAAACAGACTTGGGTGGGACTGGCTGCTGTTTGTTAAGcgcaaaaaatttgaataaagaTCTTAAAATCAAATCCCTAGTATTCcaattatttgaaaataaaactacCACAAAGCAACAAATTGACGATCTATTATTGCCAGGAAACACGAATTTACCATGGACTTCATAAGCTAATTTGCGATAGGCATTATTTATTAGTTGTTTTTAATCTTAACTGTGTATGAAGTTTTATGTAATAAAGAtagaaagagaaacaaaaaaaaatttttcgtAGTATCAATTCAGCTTTCGAAGACAGAATGAAATTTAAGCAGACCATAGTATCCTTGATACATTGACTCATAATCAGTTAAATAGCCATTCAATCCCTTTGAGCTATCAACTTCATATTCCTCCACAAGGTCCTTCCACCCGCGAATTTTACGCAGCCGACTTAATTCATCTCCTGTAAATTGGACCAAGGGTTTGGTGCCATACTTT
Coding sequences within:
- the ERG12 gene encoding mevalonate kinase (Mevalonate kinase; acts in the biosynthesis of isoprenoids and sterols, including ergosterol, from mevalonate; human MVK functionally complements the lethality of the erg12 null mutation), which gives rise to MSLPFLTSAPGKVIIFGEHSAVYNKPAVAASVSALRTYLLISESSAPDTIELDFPDISFNHKWSINDFNAITEDQVNSQKLAKAQQATDGLSQELVSLLDPLLAQLSESFHYHAAFCFLYMFVCLCPHAKNIKFSLKSTLPIGAGLGSSASISVSLALAMAYLGGLIGSNDLEKLSENDKHIVNQWAFIGEKCIHGTPSGIDNAVATYGNALLFEKDSHNGTINTNNFKFLDDFPAIPMILTYTRIPRSTKDLVARVRVLVTEKFPEVMKPILDAMGECALQGLEIMTKLSKCKGTDDEAVETNNELYEQLLELIRINHGLLVSIGVSHPGLELIKNLSDDLRIGSTKLTGAGGGGCSLTLLRRDITQEQIDSFKKKLQDDFSYETFETDLGGTGCCLLSAKNLNKDLKIKSLVFQLFENKTTTKQQIDDLLLPGNTNLPWTS